The Acidiferrobacteraceae bacterium DNA window CTTGGTGTACGAGGTCAGGGCTGCGCTGGACCGTTCAAAGAGTTGGCGCAGCTGGCGTAGTGCCTGTCCGCCTTCGTCGGATGCAAGGAAGCGCGGTGAGGCGGTTTCCAGGCGTCGGCATGCCTCGGACAGGGCGCTCGCCGCGATGGTGCCCGAAGCGCCAACCAGTGCATGCGCGCGGTCGCGAAAGACATCGAACTTCCCGTCATCGCGCAGGCTTTCGAGCTCCTGTATGCGTTGGGTCGTGTCGTCGATGAAATGGTGGATCTGTTTCTGGATCACCTTTGGATCTATTGGAAGTTCCATGAGGTATTCGTAGTCGATCAAGGGTGTCTGGTCGGGAGCTTTCCGTGTCTGGCGGCGTTCGATCCGTAGGCCCTTGGCAGCGCGTTCGACGACGGTGTCTATAGCCTGGACCAATTCATGGGGACGAATGGGCTTGGACAGGAGCAGATCGATATCGGCATCCCGGCACATCTGCTTCGCCTGGGCGGTGATGTCCGCTGTCAGCACGATGAATGGCATCGGTGCGCCCAGCGGGTCCATGGCGCGATAGGCCTTCACGATTTCCAGCCCGGATCGACCCGGCATGTGCAGGTCGACGATAGCCAGATCGAAGTCCCGGTCCGAGAGGGCGTCAATGGCCTCGTCACCATTGCCACAAACATACGGCCGATGGCCTGCGCGTTGCAGAATTTCCTGCAGCAGACTCTGGTTCACGGCCGTATCGTCGGCAACAAGGACGGAAAGACTGCCTCTTGTCCAAAGGAAGGGTCAGTGTGCTGGACAGACCTGCCTTGAGCAGGGTGGGAGTGGGTGGAATGGTTCGCCGCCGAATCATCACCACCGACTGGCGCGAAGGGGTATCGAGACGACCCACTGCATATGCGAAGTCCCGTGCATCGGTCACGGAGCGTTCATCGACGATAACGGTTGTGTACTCTCCGTCGGCGATCACACCCGACAGCATGTCGACAGTCAGGAGGTCGTCCCGAGTGCGCAACGCCAGGCCCCAGCCGCTCAGCCATTCCTGTAGTTGGGTTACCAATGCCTGATCACGAGACACGACCAGGGCGCGGCCGCGGAGCAGCTCGTTGGTCTCCGCGATTTCCTGTCGACGGAAGGGAAGGCTGAAACTGAATGTCGTTCCCACCCCGGGTTCGCTGGACAAAGACAGTTCTCCACCCATGGCTTCGATGATTTCCTTGGAGATGGCCAGCCCCAATCCGGTTCCGCCGTACTTGCGTGTAATCTTGTTGTCGGCCTGTTCGAATCGTTCGAACACATGTGCCTGTGCTTCCTTTGGAATCCCGGCCCCGGTATCGGCTATGGAGAAGGCAATTGTCGTCTCTTTTTCGTCACCCACGGGGCTGACGCGAATCTCGATG harbors:
- a CDS encoding response regulator, giving the protein MNQSLLQEILQRAGHRPYVCGNGDEAIDALSDRDFDLAIVDLHMPGRSGLEIVKAYRAMDPLGAPMPFIVLTADITAQAKQMCRDADIDLLLSKPIRPHELVQAIDTVVERAAKGLRIERRQTRKAPDQTPLIDYEYLMELPIDPKVIQKQIHHFIDDTTQRIQELESLRDDGKFDVFRDRAHALVGASGTIAASALSEACRRLETASPRFLASDEGGQALRQLRQLFERSSAALTSYTKVVGQ